A window of the Desulfobacula toluolica Tol2 genome harbors these coding sequences:
- a CDS encoding DUF1846 domain-containing protein, with the protein MQEKKIFDNERYLKEQAAEITKRINRFNNKLYLEFGGKLLFDYHAERVLPGYDPNIKIRLLHELRDQAEVLICIYAGDIERKKIRADFGITYETDILKIIDDLKSWEISVRGVIITRFENQPAAIIFKNKLERRNINVYTHYYTKGYPTDVGLIVSKEGYGANDYIKTEKPLVVVTGPGPGSGKMATCLSQLYHDHRHGIQSGYAKFETFPVWNIPLKHPVNAAYEAATADLGDINMIDPFHLEAYNTKSVNYNRDVDIFPVLKRILEKITGNESCYLSPTDMGVNRVGFAITDDKGARMAAKQELIRRYLRYRCEYILGLTDKETVQRSELLMKEFDLTQEDRAVVLPARQAAQEAQNDPRLGINGVFFGAAIELKDKTIITGSNSPRMHAASSAIVRAIKHLAGIPNKINIMPANICDSVTRMKTEVLGEKSLSLDLQETLIALAISATGNHAVQLAMEGLKSFRGCEMHMTHMPSRGDEEGLRRLGVNLTTDPVFASKNLYTL; encoded by the coding sequence ATGCAGGAAAAGAAAATTTTTGACAATGAACGCTACCTAAAGGAACAGGCTGCTGAAATCACGAAACGCATTAATCGCTTTAACAATAAACTCTATCTTGAATTCGGGGGAAAACTTCTCTTTGACTATCATGCGGAACGGGTTCTGCCGGGGTATGACCCCAATATAAAAATTCGTCTTCTCCATGAACTCAGGGATCAGGCAGAGGTACTCATCTGCATATATGCCGGTGACATTGAGCGCAAGAAAATCCGGGCAGACTTTGGTATCACATACGAGACAGATATTTTGAAAATCATTGATGACCTGAAAAGCTGGGAAATCAGTGTCAGGGGGGTCATCATAACCCGTTTTGAAAACCAGCCTGCGGCAATAATTTTTAAAAACAAACTGGAACGGCGCAACATCAATGTTTACACCCATTACTACACCAAAGGGTATCCCACTGATGTGGGACTAATTGTCAGCAAAGAGGGATACGGGGCAAACGATTACATCAAGACTGAAAAGCCATTGGTGGTCGTTACCGGACCCGGACCGGGAAGCGGCAAGATGGCAACCTGCCTTTCCCAGCTCTACCATGACCACCGCCACGGTATCCAGTCGGGTTATGCCAAGTTTGAAACCTTCCCCGTATGGAACATTCCCTTAAAGCATCCGGTGAACGCGGCTTATGAAGCAGCCACTGCAGATCTGGGGGATATCAACATGATCGACCCGTTTCACCTGGAAGCCTATAACACCAAATCAGTGAACTACAACCGGGATGTGGATATTTTTCCTGTTTTAAAGCGGATTCTTGAAAAAATCACCGGAAATGAATCGTGTTACCTCTCACCCACGGACATGGGGGTCAACCGGGTGGGATTTGCCATTACCGATGACAAAGGGGCAAGGATGGCAGCCAAACAGGAGCTGATAAGACGATACTTGAGATATCGTTGCGAATACATCCTGGGCCTTACGGACAAGGAGACTGTCCAGCGCTCGGAACTGCTGATGAAGGAGTTTGATCTGACACAAGAAGACCGGGCTGTAGTTCTTCCTGCCCGTCAGGCAGCACAAGAAGCCCAAAATGATCCCCGCCTGGGAATAAACGGGGTTTTCTTTGGTGCTGCAATTGAACTCAAAGATAAAACAATTATCACGGGCAGCAACTCTCCCCGCATGCATGCCGCATCCAGCGCCATTGTCCGGGCCATCAAGCATCTGGCCGGTATTCCCAACAAGATCAATATTATGCCGGCAAATATCTGTGATTCCGTGACCCGGATGAAAACCGAGGTTCTGGGCGAAAAAAGCCTTAGCCTGGATCTCCAGGAAACCCTGATTGCCCTTGCCATCAGCGCCACCGGCAACCATGCCGTCCAACTGGCCATGGAAGGGCTCAAATCGTTCCGGGGCTGTGAAATGCATATGACCCATATGCCCTCCAGGGGCGATGAAGAGGGACTCAGACGCCTTGGGGTGAATCTTACAACAGACCCGGTCTTTGCATCAAAAAACCTTTATACCCTATAG
- a CDS encoding sigma-54-dependent transcriptional regulator codes for MSDLILLIDDDQSLRRVTEYNLGAKGFIVVTAASGKEGLESFETNTPDLVVTDVKLGDMSGLDILATIKEKAPDIPVIIMTAFGSIEMAVQAMHKGAFNFITKPFERETLIQSCKKALELSKLQSRTKLLSNEINRLTGTQGIVSASSVMKELLETASRAANSEATILISGESGTGKEVLARLIHQNSPKRNGPMVAVNCAAIPAGLIESELFGHVKGSFTGAIKDRKGHFQTAAGGTLFLDEIGELTTDIQVKLLRAIQEKEVQAVGSERVKRVDIRIIAATNLDLKQQITQGKFREDLYYRLSVIPLFIPPLRERTEDIPALVKHFLKKFDAPRDVGFSSQALAILKTYHWPGNIREMQNIIERCIILRKQSVIEPEDLQLLVNKPSSSALTPVIPDEGIALEDIEKSYILKALEKANQNRSKAARLLKIPRHVLLYRLEKYGL; via the coding sequence ATGTCTGATCTAATATTATTGATTGATGATGATCAAAGCTTGAGAAGGGTTACCGAATACAATCTGGGCGCAAAAGGGTTTATAGTCGTGACTGCTGCATCAGGCAAAGAGGGACTTGAATCATTTGAGACAAACACACCTGATCTTGTGGTGACAGATGTTAAATTAGGGGACATGAGCGGGCTTGATATTCTTGCAACCATAAAAGAAAAAGCCCCTGATATACCCGTGATTATCATGACGGCATTCGGGTCCATTGAGATGGCTGTCCAGGCAATGCACAAAGGCGCGTTTAATTTTATCACCAAACCCTTTGAGCGGGAAACCCTGATTCAATCTTGCAAAAAGGCATTAGAGCTTAGCAAATTACAGTCCCGAACAAAACTTTTGTCTAATGAAATAAACCGGCTGACCGGCACACAAGGCATTGTGTCTGCAAGTTCCGTCATGAAAGAATTGTTGGAAACCGCGTCCAGGGCTGCAAACAGTGAAGCAACAATTTTGATATCCGGAGAGTCGGGCACAGGCAAAGAGGTGCTGGCAAGGCTGATACACCAGAACAGCCCCAAAAGAAACGGTCCCATGGTTGCTGTCAATTGCGCGGCCATTCCTGCCGGACTGATAGAAAGCGAGTTGTTCGGCCATGTAAAAGGGTCTTTTACCGGAGCCATAAAAGACAGAAAAGGACATTTTCAAACAGCTGCCGGCGGAACCCTTTTTCTGGATGAAATCGGCGAACTGACAACGGATATACAGGTCAAGCTGTTGCGGGCAATCCAGGAAAAAGAGGTGCAGGCCGTGGGATCGGAACGGGTGAAGCGTGTTGATATCAGAATTATTGCCGCCACCAATCTTGATCTTAAACAACAAATTACCCAAGGCAAATTCAGGGAAGATTTATATTACAGGTTGAGCGTCATTCCGCTGTTTATTCCGCCATTAAGGGAGCGAACCGAAGACATTCCAGCCCTGGTAAAACATTTTTTAAAAAAATTTGATGCCCCACGGGATGTTGGGTTCTCTTCACAGGCCCTGGCAATATTAAAAACCTATCACTGGCCAGGAAACATAAGGGAAATGCAAAATATTATTGAAAGATGTATTATCTTACGCAAACAAAGCGTGATTGAGCCTGAAGACCTTCAATTGCTCGTTAACAAACCCTCATCTTCAGCACTTACACCGGTTATTCCTGATGAAGGAATTGCACTTGAGGATATTGAAAAAAGCTATATTTTAAAAGCCCTTGAAAAGGCAAACCAGAACCGTTCAAAAGCTGCCAGATTGTTAAAAATACCTCGACACGTTCTGTTATACCGGCTGGAAAAATATGGCTTGTAA
- a CDS encoding ABC transporter permease: MRLHDISLGNIKRRKGKMLFLVMGLVIGISTVVTLLSITESMTLNIEERLNQFGANIVMVPKSENLSLNYGGIDVGGINYQVQEFEQEKLADIRTIKNSKNLSIIAPKILGSVTVKDKIVLLIGVVFEEELALKTWWHKAAGTFAKKEDEIMLGSRAADLLGFNVGDTVLVSGKSFKLSAILRPTGTSEDDAVIASLGAAQTLLGKQGKLSMVEISAFCQGCPISEMTLQIAEKFPNAKVTAMKQAVMSKMQSIDMFKSFSLGVSIIVILIGSLLVMVTMMGSVNERTREIGIFRAIGFRRGHIMQIILLEALLLGIIGGILGFGLGNLIACSIIPIVIKDGGFAGINLSLGIISILMAVALSLLASLYPAFKASNMDPSQALRAL; the protein is encoded by the coding sequence TTGCGACTCCATGATATCTCGTTGGGAAACATTAAGCGCAGAAAAGGCAAGATGCTGTTTCTTGTGATGGGGCTTGTGATCGGTATTTCAACGGTTGTCACCCTTCTTTCCATTACCGAAAGCATGACCCTGAACATTGAAGAACGGCTCAACCAGTTTGGTGCAAATATTGTCATGGTTCCCAAAAGCGAGAACCTGTCACTCAATTACGGAGGCATTGATGTGGGCGGAATCAATTACCAGGTTCAAGAATTTGAACAGGAAAAGCTGGCCGACATCAGAACCATAAAAAACAGCAAAAACCTTTCCATTATTGCCCCTAAAATCCTGGGGTCCGTCACGGTAAAAGATAAAATTGTTCTGTTGATTGGGGTTGTGTTTGAAGAGGAACTGGCCTTGAAAACCTGGTGGCACAAAGCAGCAGGAACATTTGCCAAAAAAGAAGATGAAATCATGCTGGGTTCCAGGGCAGCCGACCTGCTGGGGTTTAATGTGGGGGACACCGTACTTGTTTCAGGCAAATCCTTTAAATTGTCAGCGATTTTAAGGCCCACTGGGACTTCCGAGGATGATGCCGTTATTGCAAGCCTGGGCGCGGCCCAGACACTGCTGGGAAAACAAGGCAAGCTGTCAATGGTGGAGATATCGGCCTTTTGCCAGGGATGTCCCATTTCGGAAATGACATTGCAGATTGCCGAAAAATTTCCCAATGCAAAGGTTACTGCCATGAAGCAGGCCGTGATGTCCAAAATGCAGTCCATTGACATGTTTAAATCCTTCAGCCTTGGGGTATCCATTATCGTGATTCTCATCGGTTCTCTGCTGGTCATGGTCACCATGATGGGATCAGTCAACGAAAGAACCCGTGAAATCGGAATCTTCAGGGCCATTGGGTTCAGAAGGGGGCATATCATGCAGATTATTTTACTCGAAGCCCTGCTGCTGGGGATCATTGGCGGTATCCTGGGATTTGGCCTCGGGAATTTGATTGCCTGCAGCATAATTCCAATAGTGATCAAAGACGGGGGATTTGCCGGAATCAATTTGTCTCTTGGAATCATCTCCATCCTCATGGCCGTGGCTTTAAGTCTTCTGGCAAGCCTTTACCCCGCATTTAAAGCCAGCAACATGGACCCTAGTCAAGCATTAAGAGCCCTTTAA
- a CDS encoding DUF2318 domain-containing protein, whose translation MKVFQKTIIAITLFSILLLAGSNAYALFGGKFKTLTPKDGHLQIPIKQVNDGKAHYFQTTADDGPDAGTRVNFFLVQSMDGVIRAAIDSCDVCYRSGKGYVQNENVMVCTNCGRQFATDRINEIKGGCNPAPLTRMINGKNIVISMQDINANAWYCKFK comes from the coding sequence ATGAAAGTATTTCAGAAAACAATCATCGCCATCACCCTTTTTTCGATCCTGCTTTTGGCAGGTTCCAACGCATATGCGCTGTTTGGGGGCAAATTTAAAACTTTGACGCCCAAAGACGGGCATCTTCAGATTCCCATCAAACAAGTGAATGACGGCAAAGCCCATTATTTTCAGACAACGGCTGATGACGGACCCGATGCTGGAACCAGGGTGAATTTTTTCCTGGTTCAAAGTATGGATGGTGTGATCCGCGCCGCCATAGATTCTTGTGATGTCTGTTACCGCTCCGGCAAAGGGTATGTCCAGAATGAAAACGTCATGGTCTGCACCAACTGCGGCCGTCAGTTTGCCACTGACCGGATCAATGAGATCAAAGGCGGATGCAATCCTGCTCCTTTAACCAGGATGATCAACGGAAAAAATATTGTGATTTCCATGCAGGACATCAATGCCAATGCCTGGTATTGCAAGTTTAAGTAG
- a CDS encoding heavy-metal-associated domain-containing protein has product MKKTKHIILSSIGLIGLLLLITAVAVMAEKPETRTLSRAVLKIDSLSCGGCFSTISSGFAPLKGYSGMGTNLFRKLIAIDFAEPLTIEKISSKLAQVGYPGKLKYVDNISQKESFAYIDAKKNRGSSNSGSCCSSGAIPDSRSIDPGSSGLAEPTSGGSCCTLPDVSQSTKAL; this is encoded by the coding sequence GTGAAAAAAACAAAGCATATCATTTTGAGTTCTATTGGACTCATAGGCTTGTTGCTGCTGATAACGGCAGTAGCGGTTATGGCTGAAAAACCAGAAACCCGAACCCTCAGCCGGGCGGTTTTAAAAATAGACAGTTTATCCTGCGGAGGATGCTTTTCCACGATCAGTTCAGGATTTGCACCCCTCAAAGGATATTCAGGCATGGGAACCAATTTATTCAGAAAATTGATTGCAATTGATTTTGCCGAACCATTAACAATTGAAAAAATATCCAGCAAACTTGCTCAAGTCGGATATCCTGGAAAACTCAAATATGTTGATAATATTTCACAAAAAGAATCCTTTGCATATATTGACGCAAAAAAAAACAGGGGTTCATCAAATAGTGGCAGTTGCTGCAGCAGTGGTGCAATCCCCGACAGCCGCAGCATTGACCCTGGATCATCCGGCCTGGCAGAACCAACATCGGGCGGGTCATGCTGCACCCTGCCGGATGTTTCTCAATCGACAAAAGCACTTTAA
- a CDS encoding apurinic/apyrimidinic endonuclease family protein, with product MTTLNRISAVDAKTRVDSGLSLLVCIYDDEKFHSQAHLEGAIPMSEFLKLKPDLGKDTDIIFY from the coding sequence ATGACAACCCTGAATAGAATTTCAGCAGTTGATGCAAAAACAAGGGTGGATTCTGGTCTGTCCTTGCTGGTTTGCATCTATGACGATGAAAAATTTCATTCCCAGGCCCACCTTGAAGGTGCCATTCCCATGAGTGAATTTTTAAAATTAAAACCTGATCTTGGCAAAGACACGGACATTATTTTTTACTGA
- the cobT gene encoding nicotinate-nucleotide--dimethylbenzimidazole phosphoribosyltransferase, whose translation MSLLDQTILSIDETLDEDAFHSAKERLANQAKPVGSLGIMEDISARLAAIKGTINVNLSNKRIITCAGDHGVTQEGVSLFPADVTPQMVYNFANNGASVNVIGKHAGAIVKAADIGVNHDFAPDLPIFHKKVRYGTANFTKEPAMTRAEAILSIEAGIEIVNELEALEPVDLLGTGDMGIGNTTPSSAIIAAFSGIEVEKLTGRGTGIDDKSLKNKINVIKKGLALHKPDPHDPVDVLSKVGGLEIGGLAGLVLGAAARGIPVICDGFISTAGALIACELAPAAKNYLFVSHKSVETGHRFMHKRLGLEPLIDLKFRLGEGTGAALCMELLDLSTRILADIKTFEEVGINDVQ comes from the coding sequence ATGAGCTTATTAGATCAGACTATTTTATCCATTGATGAAACACTTGATGAGGATGCATTTCATTCGGCAAAAGAACGGCTGGCAAATCAGGCCAAGCCGGTTGGAAGTCTTGGCATCATGGAAGATATCTCAGCAAGGCTTGCCGCAATAAAAGGCACCATTAATGTTAATCTTTCAAATAAACGGATCATTACCTGTGCGGGAGATCACGGGGTTACCCAGGAAGGGGTCAGTCTTTTCCCGGCTGACGTCACCCCCCAGATGGTCTATAATTTTGCCAATAACGGGGCATCGGTCAATGTCATTGGAAAACATGCGGGTGCTATTGTTAAAGCGGCTGATATAGGGGTAAATCATGATTTTGCACCGGACCTGCCCATCTTTCATAAAAAAGTCAGATACGGGACCGCCAATTTCACAAAAGAACCTGCCATGACACGGGCAGAGGCTATTTTGTCTATTGAAGCAGGCATTGAAATCGTAAATGAACTTGAGGCTCTGGAGCCGGTTGATCTGTTGGGAACCGGCGATATGGGGATCGGCAACACAACACCTTCTTCCGCCATTATTGCCGCCTTTTCCGGAATTGAAGTTGAAAAACTTACGGGCCGCGGGACCGGTATTGATGATAAGAGCTTGAAAAATAAGATTAATGTCATCAAAAAAGGCCTTGCCCTTCATAAGCCTGATCCCCATGATCCTGTTGACGTGTTGTCAAAAGTCGGGGGACTTGAGATCGGCGGGCTTGCAGGCCTCGTCCTGGGCGCTGCCGCCAGGGGCATTCCGGTTATCTGCGACGGGTTTATCTCTACTGCAGGTGCTTTGATTGCCTGCGAACTTGCACCTGCGGCAAAAAATTATCTTTTTGTCAGTCATAAATCCGTGGAAACAGGTCATCGGTTCATGCACAAACGACTGGGGCTTGAACCCTTGATTGATTTGAAATTCAGATTAGGGGAAGGAACCGGTGCTGCCTTGTGTATGGAACTTCTGGATCTTTCCACAAGAATTCTTGCAGACATCAAAACTTTTGAAGAAGTGGGAATCAATGATGTCCAATAG
- a CDS encoding two-component system sensor histidine kinase NtrB translates to MKIILFFLLTAFVAVLGILHTLTPGHMIFFHDTYRRLSYFPITIGAILFGIRGGIVLAVLSCMAFVPHLYMFWARGPQAYYSELSEIVFYLAAGGVVGLISSRENKLREKYKTLSEKLAGSYKRLHEQAFQLVKAEQQLGQSQKLSMLGHVSASLAHEIKNPLASIKGAAEILADEVPQGHPKHEFIEIMRLEIARLNNSVEDVLTYCRGSQHQDRGKKQTVEKIVNRVVALLEAKIKEKFIGVDIRPKPSIRPFLTNEAAMIQVLMNIIINAIDAVEKNGRILVDIGDYEQGCLIKICDDGPGIDEAMVTKVFESFVSFKEGGTGLGLSISKRIVESLGGKISVEKSELGGAGFLIFLPEKTFLNNGHG, encoded by the coding sequence GTGAAAATTATTTTATTTTTTCTGCTGACGGCTTTTGTTGCAGTGCTTGGAATTCTTCACACCCTTACACCGGGGCACATGATTTTTTTTCATGATACCTACCGGCGGCTGAGCTATTTTCCCATTACCATTGGTGCTATACTTTTTGGAATCCGGGGAGGTATTGTTCTGGCTGTCCTGTCCTGCATGGCATTTGTCCCTCATCTTTACATGTTCTGGGCAAGGGGACCGCAAGCTTATTACAGCGAATTATCGGAAATTGTCTTTTACCTTGCTGCCGGGGGGGTGGTCGGGCTTATTTCAAGCCGGGAAAACAAATTAAGAGAAAAATATAAAACGCTTTCGGAAAAACTGGCTGGATCATATAAACGCCTTCATGAACAGGCATTCCAGCTTGTGAAAGCCGAACAGCAATTGGGTCAAAGCCAAAAACTTTCCATGCTTGGGCATGTATCGGCATCCCTTGCCCATGAAATCAAAAATCCCCTGGCATCCATCAAAGGGGCAGCTGAAATCCTGGCAGATGAAGTCCCCCAAGGCCATCCCAAACATGAATTTATCGAAATCATGCGCCTGGAAATTGCAAGGCTTAATAATTCAGTGGAAGATGTCCTGACATATTGCCGGGGCAGTCAACATCAAGACAGAGGCAAAAAACAAACCGTTGAAAAGATTGTCAACCGTGTGGTTGCGTTGCTTGAAGCAAAAATCAAGGAAAAATTCATAGGCGTTGATATCCGTCCGAAACCCAGCATTCGTCCATTTTTGACAAACGAAGCTGCCATGATTCAAGTGTTGATGAACATTATTATTAATGCAATTGATGCTGTTGAAAAAAACGGCAGAATCCTCGTTGACATTGGCGACTATGAACAAGGTTGCCTCATAAAAATTTGCGACGACGGCCCAGGCATAGATGAAGCCATGGTTACCAAAGTGTTTGAGTCCTTTGTCTCCTTCAAGGAAGGCGGGACAGGCCTTGGACTTTCCATTTCAAAACGGATAGTTGAAAGCCTGGGTGGAAAAATCAGTGTTGAAAAATCAGAACTTGGCGGTGCAGGGTTTTTAATATTTTTACCTGAAAAAACATTTTTAAATAACGGCCATGGCTGA
- a CDS encoding hybrid sensor histidine kinase/response regulator has protein sequence MEKKYNQINDQIIPKKNIEKDVDIFRAILDSMESIVFVSDMQTHELIYTNKKLKQTLGYDDSVVLEGQKCWQVIQKNQTGVCSFCTNKRLVHPDGKPDEAYEWEFCNTLNNRWYRIIDKAIEWPDNRIVRLETAFDITDKKEHEKLFREFDKTIETSRKLKSISTFAGGVAHDFNNTLTAIIGNINLAQMGSLDSETQEYLENAEKGVMQAKGISSKLVLFGKGSKPLKEKTDIEILIRQILENNFYPETVIFSFEPESIPVPFYADPDQLKVAIENMLQNSVEAMKGAGKIDIIVRYLDHRPKNPQISIFISDSGCGIPGENLDMVFNPYFTTKHMDNRKSKGLGLSVAWTIITRHGGHINVESTLNKGTIFNIILPVFNQKGLEIKHDKNFEHQAKPVLNKTNIWVLVMDEDELLLDAISQMLRHLGYKTLVASNRNQAIGICKTAKAGDKKIDIALLDFDIRKGQGEFSTMEELKKIDPDIKGVLITEYPDDMDEKEINCYGFTSVLDKPFSIKHLKDKITGILAL, from the coding sequence ATGGAAAAAAAATATAATCAGATAAACGATCAAATCATACCAAAAAAGAATATTGAAAAAGATGTTGATATTTTCAGGGCTATACTTGATTCAATGGAGTCAATCGTATTTGTATCGGATATGCAGACCCATGAATTGATCTATACCAATAAAAAATTAAAACAGACATTGGGATATGATGATTCAGTGGTACTTGAAGGACAAAAATGCTGGCAGGTTATCCAGAAAAATCAGACAGGGGTCTGTTCTTTTTGCACCAACAAAAGACTTGTTCATCCCGATGGAAAACCGGATGAAGCATATGAATGGGAATTTTGCAACACACTCAATAACCGCTGGTACAGGATTATTGACAAAGCCATTGAGTGGCCTGACAATAGAATCGTCCGCCTTGAAACGGCATTTGATATCACAGACAAAAAAGAACACGAAAAATTATTCCGGGAATTTGATAAAACAATTGAGACATCAAGAAAACTTAAAAGTATCAGCACCTTTGCCGGTGGGGTTGCCCACGATTTTAACAATACCCTTACCGCGATTATCGGTAATATCAATCTGGCCCAGATGGGTTCTCTTGACAGTGAAACGCAAGAATATCTGGAAAACGCCGAAAAAGGCGTTATGCAGGCAAAAGGGATATCGTCAAAGCTTGTTTTGTTTGGAAAAGGTTCCAAACCGTTAAAGGAAAAGACGGATATTGAAATATTGATCAGGCAGATCCTTGAAAATAATTTTTACCCGGAGACGGTCATTTTTTCTTTTGAACCGGAGAGCATTCCCGTTCCCTTTTATGCAGATCCGGATCAGTTAAAGGTTGCAATTGAAAATATGCTTCAAAATTCGGTTGAAGCAATGAAGGGTGCCGGCAAAATTGATATTATCGTAAGATACCTGGACCACCGTCCTAAAAATCCCCAAATTTCCATTTTTATTTCTGATTCAGGCTGCGGCATACCCGGAGAGAATCTGGATATGGTCTTTAATCCATACTTTACAACCAAACACATGGACAACCGGAAAAGCAAAGGCCTTGGCCTGAGTGTTGCCTGGACAATCATCACAAGGCATGGCGGCCATATTAATGTTGAATCAACCTTGAATAAAGGAACCATTTTTAATATTATCCTGCCGGTTTTCAATCAAAAAGGGTTGGAGATCAAGCATGATAAAAATTTTGAACATCAGGCCAAACCGGTTTTGAATAAAACCAATATTTGGGTGCTGGTCATGGATGAGGATGAATTGCTCTTGGATGCCATATCCCAGATGTTGAGGCACCTGGGATATAAAACGCTTGTCGCATCTAACCGTAATCAGGCCATTGGAATTTGTAAAACAGCTAAAGCCGGTGATAAAAAAATTGATATTGCTTTGCTTGATTTTGATATCAGGAAAGGGCAGGGCGAATTTTCAACCATGGAAGAACTCAAAAAAATAGATCCCGATATCAAGGGCGTTTTAATTACTGAATACCCTGACGATATGGATGAAAAAGAAATCAATTGTTACGGTTTTACCAGCGTGCTTGATAAACCTTTTTCCATAAAACACTTGAAAGATAAGATAACAGGCATTTTGGCATTATAA
- a CDS encoding ABC transporter ATP-binding protein: MTQINHLIEIHELKKTYQSGDTNVDAIKQMNFFIDDQEFVTLMGQSGSGKSTLLSIMGGLNHPTQGKVLVDSLDLYDLTAEQRADFRSEYIGFIFQSFQLIPYLTVLENVKLPMAVTGLKKNIKHQMAVEVIDRVGLGSKALRLPDQLSGGEQERVAIARAIVNKPPIILADEPTGNLDSKTAKEIMMLLQSLNTDGHTVIVVTHNSDMEAYATRNIRVMDGECFVACKPK; the protein is encoded by the coding sequence ATGACACAGATTAATCATTTGATCGAGATTCACGAATTAAAAAAAACATATCAAAGTGGCGACACAAATGTGGATGCCATAAAACAGATGAATTTTTTTATTGACGATCAAGAGTTTGTCACTCTCATGGGACAGTCCGGTTCAGGCAAGAGTACATTGTTGTCCATTATGGGGGGGCTCAATCATCCGACACAGGGAAAGGTTCTTGTGGATTCCCTTGACCTTTATGATTTAACCGCAGAACAGCGGGCGGATTTCAGGAGTGAATATATTGGATTTATTTTTCAGTCTTTTCAGCTTATTCCCTATCTGACTGTGCTGGAAAACGTCAAACTTCCCATGGCTGTCACGGGCCTGAAAAAAAATATCAAACATCAGATGGCCGTAGAGGTCATTGACCGGGTGGGTCTTGGATCAAAAGCCCTTCGCCTGCCGGATCAGCTGTCAGGAGGAGAACAGGAACGGGTGGCCATTGCAAGGGCCATTGTAAACAAGCCCCCCATTATCCTGGCGGATGAACCCACGGGAAATCTGGATTCAAAAACCGCCAAAGAGATCATGATGCTGTTGCAATCTTTGAACACTGACGGGCATACCGTTATTGTGGTGACCCATAACTCGGATATGGAAGCCTATGCAACCAGAAATATCAGGGTCATGGACGGGGAATGTTTTGTTGCGTGCAAACCCAAATAA